In Anabas testudineus chromosome 12, fAnaTes1.2, whole genome shotgun sequence, one genomic interval encodes:
- the LOC113159310 gene encoding uncharacterized protein LOC113159310, with product MEEENLCSLPNITDSVFQQPQQDTWTSVDCQYINGEQEAIVWGETEVQINQSHGTDQLNLSPRAGRESPEEAEQWEQIIWPVQPMSCTSPPLSFATVQWDMPGPSSLMNDSSLANELYSDDVTSLDFTSPLLYQSEDVNAELFMPEESEERDGFDSEFVNSDVAWTGSEFEPCDAAEVQELIQEEEESTYDLSESKNEILLRTNSGEEEEVQSVTSDPVETVDLINTHQEFGASEDELDNFVHLKLEEEQEGSVVLLTGQENSEEEQTSANGFETEDENKEEYEVEEEQSVANTSCTEGNEETRPVSYLSDVADPVEQLETDDTGQNLNLDEQSDLLQSEPPEDSWHSGTEEDIDILERLNEDPTGQTEDPEMCKDVDQNVDLEQSGTADNKEELLIEVVEDTQIENSQELLELTENSQEASYLEQGCDQTTSQDREPSPQPEHFKSEQLEITKESEQIQAEASHETEEQHTEDSTQLGQLQHLDQSTQMELTEQLIQPEHVDETEESLESKEIVCAEGTEPEAVDHQEPMETPTEMNDQSLHMAATHQTYAPEQAVQSEKKVESEVPEEVSLETEVPQQIELAELNQMDKLAQPLNQTEVDGDAEDGDVQTVVANGGQTMATETAVPQMTEGDMARHLAERLFKLDNIQRVDVVKHLDKDNHFSHAVGEEYLKFFDFTGQTLDQALRSFLKVVILMGETQERERVLQHFACRFNQCNPGSFSSSGAVLALTCAVMLLNTDLHGQHVGKSMSSSKFVSNLDGMNEGTNFSKDLLKSLYNSIKSEPLEWAVDDDELKNSVLPEEEAGDDGPLRSKSNPFLDVPHDKNASVVKQGFLQRKLHADIDGKRTPWGKRGWKTFHGVLRGMVLYLQKDDYRREQPVNEEVVSVHHSLAEQAADYTKKPHVFRLQTADWRVFLFQASSKVEMNSWISRINLVSALHSSPQFPAAVGSQRKFFRPILPASQSAHTLERQLQCHTGMLESFKADLNHLQQNPPEGRKARTRELEEHRARAEYLQYEMNRYEIYIQVLEGWRKVAKAGNDALNPAELNLFDKTLCADSVEDLENEEGSLKKSHSSPSLEVEIAPPTVIKVKRNISERRTYRKTIVPRWKQEA from the exons ATGGAGGAGGAAAACTTGTGCTCTCTGCCCAATATTACAGATTCAGTCTTTCAGCAGCCTCAACAAGACACATGGACCTCTGTAGATTGCCAGTACATCAATGGTGAACAGGAGGCCATTGTTTGGGGTGAGACAGAGGTGCAGATAAACCAGTCACATGGGACAGATCAACTTAATCTCTCCCCAAGGGCAGGACGAGAGAGTCCTGAAGAGGCAGAACAGTGGGAGCAAATAATATGGCCAGTACAACCCATGTCTTGCACCAGTCCTCCACTTTCATTTGCCACAGTGCAGTGGGACATGCCTGGTCCCTCTTCACTCATGAATGACAGCAGCTTGGCCAATGAGCTTTACTCTGATGATGTGACGAGTCTTGACTTCACTTCCCCGTTACTTTACCAATCTGAAGATGTTAATGCTGAGCTTTTTATGCCGGAGGAGAGCGAGGAACGAGATGGGTTTGATTCAGAGTTTGTGAACTCAGATGTAGCGTGGACAGGAAGTGAATTTGAG CCATGTGATGCTGCAGAGGTGCAAGAGCTGatacaggaagaggaagaatcAACATATGATCTGTCAGAGAGTAAAAATG AAATTCTGCTGAGGACAAACTCgggggaagaagaggaggtaCAGTCAGTAACATCAGATCCTGTTGAAACTGTGGACTTAATTAATACTCATCAGGAGTTTGGAGCCTCAGAAGATGAGTTGGAcaattttgtacatttaaaactagaAGAGGAACAGGAGGGGTCTGTGGTTCTGCTGACTGGACAGGAAAACTCGGAGGAAGAGCAAACTTCAGCAAATGGTTTTGAGACTGAAGACGAGAACAAGGAGGAATATGAagtagaagaggagcagagtgTGGCAAACACATCCTGTACTGAAGGAAATGAAGAGACAAGACCTGTCAGTTACCTTAGTGATGT GGCGGATCCTGTTGAGCAACTAGAAACTGACGACACTGGACAAAATCTAAACCTAGATGAGCAAAGTGATCTTCTACAATCAGAACCACCAGAGGACAGTTGGCACTCAGGAACTGAAGAGGACATTGACATACTAGAACGGTTAAATGAAGATCCAACTGGTCAAACTGAAGACCCAGAAATGTGTAAAGATGTAGATCAGAATGTGGACCTTGAACAATCGGGGACTGCTGACAACAAAGAAGAATTATTGATTGAGGTGGTTGAAGACACTCAGATAGAAAATTCACAGGAGTTACTAGAACTGACTGAAAATTCGCAGGAGGCAAGTTATTTAGAGCAAGGGTGTGACCAAACAACTTCACAGGACAGAGAGCCATCACCACAACCTGAACACTTTAAGTCTGAGCAGCTTGAAATTACCAAAGAGTCGGAGCAAATCCAAGCAGAGGCATCACATGAAACAGAGGAACAACACACTGAAGACTCAACACAGTTAGGACAGCTGCAGCATTTGGATCAGTCAACACAGATGGAACTAACAGAACAGTTAATCCAACCTGAACATGTAGATGAGACTGAAGAGTCACTGGAGTCAAAGGAGATAGTTTGTGCTGAAGGTACAGAACCTGAAGCTGTAGACCATCAAGAACCGATGGAGACACCAACAGAGATGAATGATCAGTCGCTTCACATGGCCGCCACACATCAGACTTATGCCCCCGAGCAGGCTGTGCAATCAGAGAAGAAAGTCGAGTCAGAAGTACCGGAGGAGGTTTCTCTTGAGACTGAGGTCCCACAGCAGATAGAGTTGGCTGAGCTGAATCAGATGGACAAATTGGCTCAACCATTAAATCAGACTGAAGTTGATGGAGATGCTGAAGATGGAGATGTACAAACGGTTGTTGCAAATGGAGGTCAAACCATGGCAACTGAGACAGCTGTGCCTCAGATGACTGAAGGTGACATGGCCCGCCACCTCGCTGAGCGGCTGTTTAAGTTGGACAACATTCAACGTGTAGACGTGGTGAAGCACTTAGACAAAGA tAATCACTTCAGTCATGCTGTCGGAGAGGAGTATCTGAAATTCTTTGACTTCACTGGGCAAACTCTGGATCAGGCCTTGAG ATCTTTTTTGAAAGTGGTGATACTGATGGGAGAGACCCAAGAGAGGGAACGcgtgctgcagcattttgccTGCCGCTTCAATCAGTGCAACCCTggctccttctcctcttcag GCGCAGTGTTGGCCCTGACGTGCGCTGTGATGCTTCTCAACACTGACTTGCATGGACAG CATGTAGGAAAGTCCATGTCCTCTTCCAAGTTTGTGTCCAACCTGGACGGGATGAATGAAGGCACAAACTTCAGCAAGGATCTTCTTAAA AGTCTTTATAATTCCATTAAGAGTGAGCCACTGGAGTGGGCTGT tgatgatgatgagctaAAGAACTCTGTGTTGCCGGAAGAAGAGGCAGGAGACGATGGTCCGCTGCGCTCAAAATCAAACCCCTTCCTGGACGTTCCTCATGACAAAAACGCCTCAGTAGTCAAACAGGGATTCCTCCAGAGAAAGCTCCACGCTGACATTGATGGCAAACGCa CTCCGTGGGGGAAAAGAGGTTGGAAAACTTTCCATGGAGTGCTGCGAGGAATGGTCCTTTACCTCCAGAAG GATGATTACAGGAGGGAGCAGCCAGTTAATGAGGAGGTGGTGAGTGTGCACCACTCTCTGGCCGAGCAGGCAGCTGATTACACCAAGAAGCCACATGTCTTCCGTTTGCAGACTGCCGACTGGAGGGTTTTTCTCTTTCAGGCCTC ATCCAAAGTGGAGATGAATTCGTGGATCAGCCGAATCAACCTTGTTTCGGCGCTTCACTCCTCGCCTCAGTTCCCTGCTGCTGTTGGCTCTCAGAGGAAGTTCTTCAGGCCGATTCTCCCCGCCTCACAGTCTGCCCACACTCTG GAGCGTCAGCTGCAGTGTCATACAGGAATGCTGGAATCGTTCAAGGCAGACTTGAACCACTTGCAGCAAAACCCTCCAGAGGGCAGAAAAGCCAGAACCAGGGAGCTGGAGGAGCATCGTGCCAGAGCCGAGTACCTGCAGTACGAG ATGAACCGCTATGAGATATACATCCAGGTGCTGGAGGGCTGGAGAAAAGTGGCGAAGGCAGGCAACGACGCGCTGAACCCAGCGGAGCTGAACCTGTTTGATAAAACCTTGTGTGCTGACTCCGTGGAGGATTTAGAAAATGAGGAAGGCAGCCTGAAGAAGTCCCACTCCAGCCCTTCTCTGGAGGTGGAGATTGCTCCTCCGACAGTGATCAAAGTCAAGCGCAATATCTCGGAAAGACGGACGTATCGCAAGACCATCGTTCCTCGTTGGAAACAAGAGGCCTGA